From the genome of Eucalyptus grandis isolate ANBG69807.140 chromosome 2, ASM1654582v1, whole genome shotgun sequence, one region includes:
- the LOC120290747 gene encoding MDIS1-interacting receptor like kinase 2-like, giving the protein MTSIIYNMSLAVLITIAFSCSNSIVAAPAPSIKSEASALLHSKWWPPSVTGNTSLSHCSWPGVSCDASRSINGIDWALQYQIGGPISSFIWNLTSMTSLSMQVNKFSGSIPSEIGNLENLFRLNLSENRFDGAIPSEIGYLKELAFLDLSSNNLVGKIPVELEKLSRLSDLDLHNNSLSGSIHTFIIFSNLNHLNLSYNCLKGPIPKNLKAVFPDTAFLGNEDLNQFHKTEAPRRRSSVIHYMTVFIPLAAISCIAVGSCFLFRHATKTEQPKTTEKNGNFLSIWNYDGGIAYEDIIDATEDFDLKYCIGTGGYGSVYKARLPNGKVVALKKLHRLEAEDPSFDKSFRNEVKHLTEVRHRSIIKLHGFCLHRRCMFLVYKYMENGSLFCALRDDIEAVELDWSKRINLVQDTAHALSYMHHDCARPIVHRDISSNNILLNNKMQAFVSDFGTARLLDHDSSSNFTTNIAGTSGYIAPELAYTLVVNEKCDVYSFGVVAMETMMGEHPGDSVSILLTSSKEDIMIHKILDQRLPFPRENYVARSIVLIVSLALACLSANPKSRPTMKQVSEAFLARKLPLAKPFHEISLAQLRYINRSWLEGESTEASLG; this is encoded by the exons ATGACGAGCATAATCTACAACATGTCCTTAGCTGTGCTGATTACTATAGCTTTCTCTTGCTCCAATTCGATTGTTGCAGCACCAGCACCTTCTATTAAGTCAGAGGCAAGTGCGCTTCTCCACAGCAAGTGGTGGCCTCCCTCCGTCACCGGCAACACTTCTTTATCTCATTGCTCGTGGCCCGGAGTATCATGCGATGCCTCTAGGAGCATCAACGGGATTGACTGGGCGCTCCAGTACCAAATTGGAG GTCCCATTTCATCATTTATCTGGAATTTGACGAGTATGACTTCTCTCTCGATGCAAGTAAACAAATTTAGCGGCTCTATTCCATCAGAAATAGGcaatttggagaatttgttccGGTTGAATTTGAGCGAAAATAGATTTGATGGTGCCATCCCATCAGAAATAGGATATTTAAAGGAACTCGCATTTTTAGATTTGAGCTCGAATAACTTGGTCGGGAAAATTCCTGTTGAACTTGAGAAACTGAGTCGGTTAAGCGATCTCGATCTTCACAACAATTCTCTTTCTGGCTCAATTCACacatttataatattttctaacTTAAATCACCTCAACTTATCATACAATTGTCTCAAGGGCCCAATTCCAAAAAATCTCAAGGCTGTTTTTCCTGATACTGCTTTTCTCGGCAATGAAGATTTGAACCAGTTTCACAAAACCGAAGCCCCCAGAAGAAGGTCTAGTGTAATTCATTATATGACAGTGTTCATTCCGCTAGCTGCAATTTCATGTATAGCAGTCGGATCTTGCTTTCTATTTCGACATGCAACAAAGACAGAGCAACCAAAGACTacagaaaaaaatggaaatttcttgTCAATATGGAATTATGACGGAGGGATTGCATATGAAGACATAATTGATGCAACAGAGGACTTTGATCTCAAATATTGCATCGGGACTGGTGGTTATGGTAGTGTCTATAAAGCGCGATTGCCCAATGGGAAAGTTGTGGCATTGAAGAAACTTCACCGTCTTGAAGCAGAGGACCCATCCTTCGACAAGAGCTTTCGAAATGAAGTTAAACACTTGACAGAAGTAAGGCATAGAAGCATAATCAAGCTCCATGGTTTCTGTTTACATAGGCGATGCATGTTCTTGGTTTACAAATACATGGAAAATGGGAGCCTATTCTGTGCTTTGAGAGATGACATCGAAGCGGTGGAATTGGATTGGTCCAAAAGAATCAATCTTGTCCAGGACACAGCACATGCTTTGTCTTACATGCACCATGATTGTGCTCGGCCAATTGTTCATCGAGACATATCTAGCAACAACATCTTACTCAACAATAAAATGCAGGCTTTTGTATCAGATTTTGGCACCGCAAGACTTCTGGATCATGATTCCTCATCTAACTTCACTACAAATATCGCTGGCACCTCTGGATACATTGCACCAG agCTCGCATATACTTTGGTCGTTAATGAGAAATGCGACGTATATAGTTTTGGAGTGGTAGCAATGGAAACAATGATGGGTGAGCATCCAGGAGATAGTGTATCTATCTTGTTGACATCCTCTAAAGAAGATATCATGATACATAAAATTCTGGACCAGCGGTTGCCTTTTCCAAGAGAGAACTATGTTGCAAGAAGTATTGTTTTGATAGTTTCTCTGGCGCTTGCTTGCTTGAGTGCTAATCCAAAGTCTCGACCAACTATGAAGCAAGTCTCAGAAGCTTTTTTAGCTCGAAAGTTACCATTGGCAAAGCCTTTCCATGAGATCTCATTGGCTCAGCTGCGATATATTAACAGATCATGGTTGGAAGGTGAATCAACAGAAGCTTCATTAGGATGA
- the LOC104457270 gene encoding LOW QUALITY PROTEIN: nodulation protein H (The sequence of the model RefSeq protein was modified relative to this genomic sequence to represent the inferred CDS: inserted 1 base in 1 codon): MAEAIVFSGKDTFIVKPHKKSSPLLYRTIVLLFAAMCGLYICSICIRQISNQSSTRFQNIQIIEEPCCNGNMEKFDNPSMHYPRPQTFSRFECSHNPVRFFTIISMQRSGSGWFETLLNSHVNVSSNGXIFSVWDRRKNISSILQTLDRVYNLDWFSSASKNECSAAVGFKWMLNQGLMEHHNEILEYLNRRGVSVVFLFRRNLLRRMVSVLANSYDRHAKLLNGTHKSHVHSPEEADTLSTYKPTINSTSLIDDLKEVEATVAKALAFYNTTRHIVLYYEDLIKDRTKLKDVQEFLNLPVMELTSRQVKIHKGPVSDLISNWDKVNRALSGTVYESFIHDDYSQETSNL, from the exons ATGGCGGAAGCGATTGTTTTTTCCGGCAAG GATACATTTATCGTAAAGCCCCACAAGAAATCTTCTCCTTTATTGTATAGGACCATAGTATTGTTATTTGCGGCGATGTGTGGACTATATATCTGCTCAATTTGCATCAGGCAGATAAGCAATCAGTCTAGTACTAGATTTCAGAACATCCAGATTATTGAGGAGCCCTGTTGCAATGGCAATATGGAAAAATTTGATAACCCCTCAATGCATTACCCAAGACCTCAAACTTTTAGCAG GTTTGAGTGTTCACATAATCCAGTGCGATTCTTCACGATCATATCGATGCAGAGATCAGGGAGTGGATGGTTTGAGACTCTTTTGAATAGTCATGTCAATGTTAGTTCCAACG AGATATTCTCTGTTTGGGATAGGAGGAAAAATATTTCTTCCATCTTACAAACGCTGGATAGAGTCTACAACTTAGACTGGTTCAGCAGTGCTTCCAAGAATGAGTGTTCTGCTGCAGTTGGCTTCAAATGGATGCTTAATCAG GGATTAATGGAACACCACAACGAAATTCTAGAGTATTTGAATCGTAGGGGTGTGTCTGTAGTATTTCTCTTCAGAAGAAATCTTCTACGTCGCATGGTTTCGGTGCTTGCTAATTCCTATGATCGGCACGCCAAATTACTCAATGGGACTCACAAGTCTCATGTGCATTCACCGGaagag GCTGATACACTTTCAACCTACAAGCCGACAATTAATTCCACATCATTGATAGATGACCTGAAGGAAGTAGAGGCAACAGTTGCTAAAGCTTTAGCATTTTATAACACCACAAGACACATCGTTCTGTATTATGAGGATCTCATAAAAGACCGAACT AAACTAAAAGATGTTCAAGAATTCCTTAATCTGCCAGTAATGGAACTCACGAGCCGTCAGGTTAAGATACACAAAGGGCCGGTATCTGACTTGATTAGTAACTGGGACAAAGTCAACCGAGCACTCAGCGGAACGGTTTATGAGAGCTTCATCCATGACGACTACTCCCAGGAAACTTCTAACTTATAG